In Notamacropus eugenii isolate mMacEug1 chromosome 1, mMacEug1.pri_v2, whole genome shotgun sequence, one genomic interval encodes:
- the C1H3orf62 gene encoding uncharacterized protein C3orf62 homolog isoform X1 translates to MSPAILCVLMFLTHCITEPWPFLGEMSEKLRRCRKELTAAIDRAFEGISHSQECPSQPKPDLDTSPSSFTIQMNKLLCRRYPSTTSYVGQFAPVSCAPENENPVFAPNHIPVNMKPHSLCPKRKPLTSKENVLIHSSIFVPERQFLRATGDGEGWRKESLRKDVDRYLKVEANVPLNNSNQEITKDLLDMIDHTSIRTIEELAGKLEFENELNRVCSRSEDSPFKEEVLALFMDESPHKATEAEASCLKPTFDDQNIIETVLDLEEDYNLMTSFKYHVK, encoded by the exons ATGTCTCCTGCCATTTTATGTGTTCTCATGTTTCTGACACACTGTATAACAGAACCATGGCCATTTTTAGGTGAAATGTCTGAAAAGCTAAGAAGATGCAGAAAGGAGCTGACAGCAGCCATTGACCGTGCATTTGAGGGCATCAGTCATTCTCAAGAGTGCCCAAGTCAGCCAAAACCAGACTTGGACACCTCACCTTCTTCCTTCACTATTCAGATGAATAAACTTCTTTGCAGGAGATATCCTTCCACCACTTCCTATGTTGGTCAGTTTGCTCCTGTTTCCTGTGCTCCTGAAAATGAGAACCCTGTCTTTGCACCAAACCATATCCCAGTAAATATGAAGCCACATTCTTTATGCccaaaaagaaaacctttgaCCAGCAAGGAAAATGTGTTGATACATTCCTCGATTTTTGTACCTGAAAGGCAGTTTCTGAGAGCCACTGGAGATGGGGAAGGTTGGAGAAAAGAAAGTTTAAG GAAAGATGTGGATAGATATTTGAAGGTTGAAGCCAATGTTCCTCTCAACAATTccaaccaagaaatcacaaaggatCTGCTTGATATGATTG accatACAAGCATCCGAACTATTGAAGAACTGGCTGGAAAGCTAGAATTTGAAAATGAGTTAAACCGGGTTTGCAGTCGCTCAGAAGATTCCCCTTTTAAAGAGGAAGTCCTGGCTCTGTTCATGGATGAGAGCCCACACAAGGCCACCGAAGCAGAAGCAAGTTGCCTCAAGCCGACTTTTGATGACCAGAATATCATAGAAACTGTCCTGGATTTGGAAGAGGACTATAATTTGATGACCTCTTTTAAATACCATGTTAAGTAA
- the C1H3orf62 gene encoding uncharacterized protein C3orf62 homolog isoform X2: MSEKLRRCRKELTAAIDRAFEGISHSQECPSQPKPDLDTSPSSFTIQMNKLLCRRYPSTTSYVGQFAPVSCAPENENPVFAPNHIPVNMKPHSLCPKRKPLTSKENVLIHSSIFVPERQFLRATGDGEGWRKESLRKDVDRYLKVEANVPLNNSNQEITKDLLDMIDHTSIRTIEELAGKLEFENELNRVCSRSEDSPFKEEVLALFMDESPHKATEAEASCLKPTFDDQNIIETVLDLEEDYNLMTSFKYHVK; the protein is encoded by the exons ATGTCTGAAAAGCTAAGAAGATGCAGAAAGGAGCTGACAGCAGCCATTGACCGTGCATTTGAGGGCATCAGTCATTCTCAAGAGTGCCCAAGTCAGCCAAAACCAGACTTGGACACCTCACCTTCTTCCTTCACTATTCAGATGAATAAACTTCTTTGCAGGAGATATCCTTCCACCACTTCCTATGTTGGTCAGTTTGCTCCTGTTTCCTGTGCTCCTGAAAATGAGAACCCTGTCTTTGCACCAAACCATATCCCAGTAAATATGAAGCCACATTCTTTATGCccaaaaagaaaacctttgaCCAGCAAGGAAAATGTGTTGATACATTCCTCGATTTTTGTACCTGAAAGGCAGTTTCTGAGAGCCACTGGAGATGGGGAAGGTTGGAGAAAAGAAAGTTTAAG GAAAGATGTGGATAGATATTTGAAGGTTGAAGCCAATGTTCCTCTCAACAATTccaaccaagaaatcacaaaggatCTGCTTGATATGATTG accatACAAGCATCCGAACTATTGAAGAACTGGCTGGAAAGCTAGAATTTGAAAATGAGTTAAACCGGGTTTGCAGTCGCTCAGAAGATTCCCCTTTTAAAGAGGAAGTCCTGGCTCTGTTCATGGATGAGAGCCCACACAAGGCCACCGAAGCAGAAGCAAGTTGCCTCAAGCCGACTTTTGATGACCAGAATATCATAGAAACTGTCCTGGATTTGGAAGAGGACTATAATTTGATGACCTCTTTTAAATACCATGTTAAGTAA